From Streptomyces sp. NBC_01551:
CAGCCCGGACGAGATCCTCTTCGTCGTCGACGCCATGATCGGCCAGGACGCGGTCAACACCGCCGAGGCCTTCCGCGACGGCGTCGGCTTCGACGGCGTCGTGCTCTCCAAGCTCGACGGCGACGCCCGGGGCGGTGCCGCGCTCTCCATCGCGCACGTCACCGGCAAGCAGATCATGTTCGCCTCGAACGGCGAGAAGCTCGACGAGTTCGACGCGTTCCACCCCGACCGCATGGCGGGCCGGATCCTCGACATGGGTGACATGCTCACCCTCATCGAGCAGGCCGAGAAGACCTTCAGCCAGGCCGAAGCCGAGAAGATGGCGGCCAAGCTGGCGAAGGGCCCCAAGGAGTTCACGCTCGACGACTTCCTGGCCCAGATGGAGCAGGTCCGGAAGATGGGCTCCATCTCCAAGCTGCTCGGCATGCTGCCCGGCATGGGTCAGATCAAGGACCAGATCAACAACATCGACGAGCGCGACGTGGACCGCACCGCCGCGATCATCAAGTCGATGACCCCGGCCGAGCGCCACGACCCGCACATCATCAACGGCTCGCGCCGCGCCCGTATCGCCAAGGGCTCCGGCGTCGAGGTCAGCGCCGTCAAGAACCTCGTCGAGCGGTTCTTCGAGGCCCGCAAGATGATGTCCCGCATGGCCCAGGGCGGCGGGATGCCCGGCATGCCCGGCATCCCGGGCATGGGCGGTGGCCCCGGCCGGCAGAAGAAGCAGGTCAAGCAGGCCAAGGGCAAGCGCAAGAGCGGCAACCCGATGAAGCGCAAGGAAGAAGAGGCCGCTGCCGCCGCCCGGCGCGAGCAGGGTCCGCAGGCCGTCGAGCCCGCCGCCGGCAACCCGTTCGGGCTGCCCGCCGGCGGCCAGGCCGGCCAGGACTTCGACCTTCCGGACGAGTTCAAGAAGTTCATGAAGTAGCGCGTGAGGAGGAAGGGCCCCGGCCGTCGTGACGGCCGGGGCCCTTCCCGTACGCCCGGCCGAGCGCGTCGTACTGGCCCACCAGCCGCGCGGACCCGCCGGACAGCCCGGCGACGACCGCGACCCGGCTGCGGGTGACGAACATCTGGGTCCGGAAGGCGAGCACCACCGTGTCCCCGGCCCGCGCCGATCCCGCCGCGGGGGCCGCCAGCAGGCGGTAGTAGTCGATGTTGCCGGGCGGCGCGTCCTCGACCGCCAGGCGTGCGCCGGTACGCGGCAGCAGCGCGCCCCGGATCACCGCGCGCGGGTAGAAGCCGCCCCCGTACACCGCCGGCCGGCCGTCGGCCAGCGTGTGCGCGACCTCGGACACGTACACGTACGCGGGCCGCTCCGGCTGCCGGCCGTCCACCGCGTGCAGCGGCGTCGTCCCCGTCAGGGCGTGCCCCGGCTCCCCGTGGGTGGCCCCGTTCGCCGCGAGCAGCGGCAGCGCCGCCACCGACGTGGCGCCCGGCGCGCTCAGCTTCAGCCCGGCGTGCCCGCGCGCGGCCAGCGCCCCGCGCGCCGCGACCGCCCGCGCCAGGTTGGCGGTCGGCCGGGGCACCCCGGACGCGGTGTCACACACCACGCACGGGAAGGCGGTCACTCCCGCGATCCGGATCCCGGGCAGCCGCTCCAGCCTCCCGGCGCACTCCTCCAACCCCTCCGGCGCCACGCCGCCCTCCTGCCCGGGGAACCCGGTCCCCTCGGCCGCCTCCAGACGCACCAGCACGTCCTGTACGAAGCCCAGCGCGCGCGCCGCGTCGGAGACGGCCCGCGCGTTGTCGAGGTCGAACACCGTCACCGCCTCCGGACGCCAGGCCAGCAGCTCCGGCAGCGCCCGGCGGGGGATCTGCACGAGGTGCCCCAGGTTCCCGGCCCGTACCCCGGCGGCCCGCAGCGCCCGGGCCTCCGCCGGGTCGATGGCCGCGAAGGCCGGCAGGTGCCGGGCGACCGCCCGGATCAGCTCCGGGTTGCGCCCGAACTGCTTGGTCACGCACCACAGGGCCAGCCCGTGCCGCCGCGCCCCGGCGGCCAGCACGGCCGCGTTGGCCTCGACGGCGTCGAGGTCCAGCACGTACGTGTCGGGCGGGATCGCCCCCGAGCCGTGCAGGGCGGCGGCCGCCTCGACGAGGGCCGGATTGCGCCGGAGCACCGTGTCCAGGAACATCAGCGGCCTTCGCCCAGCTCCGCCAGCGAGCGGCGCAGGATGCCGACGACCAGATCCGCCCCGGCCCGCATCGGGTTGATCCGCACCGTCCGGTCCGCGAGCCCGGGGGAGTCCGTCAGCGCCGACCCCGACAGCCGGTAGAAGAGCGGGGCGATCTCGTACCGGGAATCGCACCCCACCGGATACGACGCCGCCCCGAACCGGGCCGCGACGGCGGGCAGCACCCGCGCCACCGGCCGCTCCAGCCGCACCAGCAGGCAGCGGTCCTGCGCGTTCGCGATCCGGACCTCGGCCACCCCCGGCACCTCCCCGGCCGCCAGCCGGGCGGCGACCTCCGTCGCCACCTGCGACTGGAGCGCCCACATGACCGGGACGTGCGTGAGCGCGCGAAGGGCGTCCAGCGCCTGATGCCCCTGGACCTGCCCGCCGCCCGAGTAGTTGTCGGCCCGGACCCGCCCGACCAGGTCGCGGGCCCCGGCGACCACCCCGACCCCCTCGGGCCCGTGCAGCTTGAACAGCGAGAAGCAGGAGGCGTCGGCGCCCAGCTCCACCCCGCACGCTGGGACCCGCAGCACGGCGTAGTTGTCGTCCACGACCGTCCGCACCCCGGCGGCCGCGCAGGCGGCGAGCACCTCGCCCGGATCGTAGGAGTCGCCGAGCCGCTGCCGGGTGTGCTGCACGTAGGCGAACCGGAACCGGCCGCCCGCCAGCGCCTCCTTGAGGTCGGCGGGCCGGTTGAAGTCGGCCTCCACGCACCGCACGCCCAGCCCGCGCAGGGTGACGGCGGTGCTCCGGTACACCGGCGCCCGGTGGATCAGCAGCGGTTCCCCGGCGCTCACCGCCGCCCCCAGCGCGGCCCGGATCGCCCCGGTCCCCGCGCCCTGGACCAGGGCGGCGTCCTCGGCCCCGAGGAACGCGGCGAGCACGGCCTCGACCCGGGCGGTCGTCCGGGGCCGCCCGAGCCCGGGCACCACCCCGGAGTCCGCCTCGAACAGCTGGGACCCCTCGAAATGCGCCGCCGTGCACTCCAGCAGCCGGAACTGGCGGGCCACGGCGTCCGCGAGCGGAATCGTGGCCAGCGGAAACGTCTCGGGAAGCCGCGTCACCGGCACTCCTCCTCCACGGGAACGGGAACGGGAACGGGCACGGGCACGGGATCGGCGTCGGCCTCGGCCCCGGCTCTGGCCCCGGCCTCGGCCCCGGCTCCGGCGTCGGCGCCGGTCAGGAACCGGAGCACGTTGCGCCGGGTCATCAGGTCGATCAGGTCCTCGCCGACCCCCGCCGCCCGCAGTCGGGGCAGGAACGCGCGGAACAGGTGCCCGTACCCCTGGCCGCCCCGCGCCACCAGGTACCCGCGCCGGGAGACGTCGCAGCTCAGCAGCGCCCGGTCGGCGTGCCCGGCCTCCAGCAGCGCCAGCAGCAGCCGCAGCCGTACGGTGTCGCTCTGGTAGGCCTCCTTCCCGACGGTGTCGAACGCGACGTACGCCCCGGCCGCCGCCAGCTCCCGGTGCGCGGCCGGGTCGTCCAGCAGGTCCTGGTGCCCCACGCAGATCCGGTGCGGAGCCAGCCCCGCCCCGGTCAGCAGCTCCAGCTGGGCCCGCCCGCCCCGTCCCATCCCGGCGTGCGTGGCGACGGACAGCCCGGTCGCCGTCGCGGCCCGCGCGGCCGCCCGCAGCGAGCGCGCCTCGGGCTCGCTGGGCCGGTCCCCGTGGCTGCCGACCTCGCCGATGACCCCCGGGCGGATGCCGGTGGCGCCGATTCCGCCCTCGATCTCGCCGATCAGGGTCCCGGCCAGCTCCGCCACGCTCGCGCCCCCGATCTCCGCCGGGTGGAACCCCTCGTGGTACCAGCCCGTGCCGGCCACCACCGCCACCCCGGAGTCCGCCGAGATCCGGGCCAGTGCCCCGGCGTCGCGGCCCATGCCCCGGCAGGTCAGCTCCACCACCAGGGAGAGCCCGAACTCCGCGCGCAGGGCGGCGAGCTCCCCGGTGACGGCGGGCCCGTCGGCAGCCGGGTCCAGGGCCGCGGCCCCGTCGTCCGGCCGGCGCAGATCGAGTACGAGGTGCTCGTGGGCCAGCGCGGGCCCCCGTACGGCCGTGGCGGCCAGCGGTCCCAGCACGGTCCGCAGCGGGGGCACGGCGACGGCCGTCACGCCGGACCGCCCGTCACCGGGGCGAACAGGCCCAGCCAGTACAGGCCGTTGAGCGCGACACCGCCGACGAGGACGGCGGCCGGGGCGGCGGCCATCCGTACCACCGGCCGCCCCATCGCCTCGTTGAGCAGGTACAGCCCGCCGCAGATCAGGATCCCGAGGCCGCCGCCCATCGCGTTGGCG
This genomic window contains:
- a CDS encoding phosphotriesterase yields the protein MTAVAVPPLRTVLGPLAATAVRGPALAHEHLVLDLRRPDDGAAALDPAADGPAVTGELAALRAEFGLSLVVELTCRGMGRDAGALARISADSGVAVVAGTGWYHEGFHPAEIGGASVAELAGTLIGEIEGGIGATGIRPGVIGEVGSHGDRPSEPEARSLRAAARAATATGLSVATHAGMGRGGRAQLELLTGAGLAPHRICVGHQDLLDDPAAHRELAAAGAYVAFDTVGKEAYQSDTVRLRLLLALLEAGHADRALLSCDVSRRGYLVARGGQGYGHLFRAFLPRLRAAGVGEDLIDLMTRRNVLRFLTGADAGAGAEAGARAGAEADADPVPVPVPVPVPVEEECR
- the ffh gene encoding signal recognition particle protein, whose protein sequence is MFDTLSDRLSATFKSLRGKGRLSEQDIDAAAREIRIALLEADVALPVVRSFIANVKERARGEEVSKALNPGQQVLKIVNDELVSILGGETRRLRFAKTAPTVIMLAGLQGAGKTTLAGKLGLWLKGQGHTPLLVACDLQRPNAVNQLSVVAERAGVAVYAPQPGNGVGDPVQVAKDSVEYARTKQHDIVIVDTAGRLGIDQELMQQAADIRDAVSPDEILFVVDAMIGQDAVNTAEAFRDGVGFDGVVLSKLDGDARGGAALSIAHVTGKQIMFASNGEKLDEFDAFHPDRMAGRILDMGDMLTLIEQAEKTFSQAEAEKMAAKLAKGPKEFTLDDFLAQMEQVRKMGSISKLLGMLPGMGQIKDQINNIDERDVDRTAAIIKSMTPAERHDPHIINGSRRARIAKGSGVEVSAVKNLVERFFEARKMMSRMAQGGGMPGMPGIPGMGGGPGRQKKQVKQAKGKRKSGNPMKRKEEEAAAAARREQGPQAVEPAAGNPFGLPAGGQAGQDFDLPDEFKKFMK
- a CDS encoding aminotransferase class V-fold PLP-dependent enzyme, which codes for MPVTRLPETFPLATIPLADAVARQFRLLECTAAHFEGSQLFEADSGVVPGLGRPRTTARVEAVLAAFLGAEDAALVQGAGTGAIRAALGAAVSAGEPLLIHRAPVYRSTAVTLRGLGVRCVEADFNRPADLKEALAGGRFRFAYVQHTRQRLGDSYDPGEVLAACAAAGVRTVVDDNYAVLRVPACGVELGADASCFSLFKLHGPEGVGVVAGARDLVGRVRADNYSGGGQVQGHQALDALRALTHVPVMWALQSQVATEVAARLAAGEVPGVAEVRIANAQDRCLLVRLERPVARVLPAVAARFGAASYPVGCDSRYEIAPLFYRLSGSALTDSPGLADRTVRINPMRAGADLVVGILRRSLAELGEGR
- a CDS encoding alanine racemase, with the protein product MFLDTVLRRNPALVEAAAALHGSGAIPPDTYVLDLDAVEANAAVLAAGARRHGLALWCVTKQFGRNPELIRAVARHLPAFAAIDPAEARALRAAGVRAGNLGHLVQIPRRALPELLAWRPEAVTVFDLDNARAVSDAARALGFVQDVLVRLEAAEGTGFPGQEGGVAPEGLEECAGRLERLPGIRIAGVTAFPCVVCDTASGVPRPTANLARAVAARGALAARGHAGLKLSAPGATSVAALPLLAANGATHGEPGHALTGTTPLHAVDGRQPERPAYVYVSEVAHTLADGRPAVYGGGFYPRAVIRGALLPRTGARLAVEDAPPGNIDYYRLLAAPAAGSARAGDTVVLAFRTQMFVTRSRVAVVAGLSGGSARLVGQYDALGRAYGKGPGRHDGRGPSSSRATS